One window of BD1-7 clade bacterium genomic DNA carries:
- the epsE_5 gene encoding Putative glycosyltransferase EpsE has translation MKFSIITITYNRAHLIEETIQSVLDQTYQNFEMIIVDDGSTDNTKEVIDKYIEEYGDKFRYIPHKHVGMLNILRNIAIENATGEILTILDSDDLLIPTKLKEMHSIFSENPDVNFVFHNLQYFDQKRSLDPPFYNFPGSFHKDALHEILTDKILGYPVYSMRRSIMKEIGGANEEVTEGQNEYYIKASVLYKIYYHDKVLTLMRRHEQNFTSEFDIAHTLDALKTYNSLREKNLLTKKQYTMATNIVNYRVARYHFKNNDNARALENLNDIFKRSSVFDIRYVKSKILKYVPYFRK, from the coding sequence ATGAAGTTCAGCATTATCACTATTACGTACAACAGGGCTCACCTTATAGAAGAAACCATTCAAAGTGTTTTAGATCAAACTTATCAAAACTTTGAAATGATCATTGTGGATGATGGATCAACAGACAATACCAAGGAGGTGATTGATAAGTATATTGAAGAATATGGCGATAAATTTCGTTACATTCCACATAAACACGTTGGCATGCTAAATATTCTACGTAATATTGCCATTGAAAATGCAACAGGAGAAATACTAACAATTCTGGATTCCGATGACTTGTTGATTCCGACTAAACTAAAAGAAATGCACTCTATTTTCTCAGAAAATCCTGATGTTAATTTTGTTTTTCATAATCTTCAATATTTTGATCAAAAACGTTCTTTAGACCCTCCTTTTTACAACTTCCCCGGCTCTTTTCATAAAGATGCACTGCACGAGATATTAACAGATAAGATTTTGGGATACCCAGTTTATTCTATGCGGCGTTCTATTATGAAAGAAATTGGGGGTGCAAATGAAGAGGTTACTGAAGGACAGAATGAATATTACATTAAAGCTTCAGTACTCTATAAAATTTACTATCATGACAAGGTTCTTACTTTAATGAGGCGTCATGAACAAAATTTCACAAGTGAATTTGACATAGCGCACACTTTAGATGCGCTTAAAACATACAATTCGTTAAGAGAAAAGAACCTCCTAACTAAAAAGCAATACACTATGGCAACTAACATAGTGAATTATAGAGTTGCTAGGTATCATTTTAAGAACAATGACAATGCAAGAGCTTTGGAGAATTTGAATGATATCTTCAAGCGGTCTTCCGTATTTGATATACGGTATGTAAAATCAAAAATTTTAAAATACGTCCCTTATTTTAGAAAGTAA
- the mexA_2 gene encoding Multidrug resistance protein MexA — MNARRFSLAAALITLVAAGCAEKEPPPKPEVARPVKVQILSDKLHGEERGFPAKVESNQRATLSFHVAGTLDKILVREGDLVKQGQLLAQLDPKDFELKIAESKAAYDKAQADFSRAKELIRNGYISRSDYDQLDTTYKQARASLAQARQNLAYTSLKAPYEARVAKRYIENFEQVQANQEIFALRGEELLEISFDVPEDLLINLKQSDSPPTTTTFAWAEFPLAGDKRYPLIFKELSAQANENTQTFKATFFMEVPEVITVLPGMNAVVIVDLPKNAFIGWNLPLSALDRRSGEPQVWVFDTESRTAAPRAVRFEPDGIQTVLVTEGLNPGDTVIVAGVSELKTGMKLYPLRNYEQAELN; from the coding sequence ATGAACGCCAGACGTTTTTCTCTGGCAGCCGCGTTAATCACGTTGGTTGCTGCCGGATGTGCTGAAAAGGAACCACCGCCTAAACCTGAGGTAGCCCGCCCAGTAAAGGTGCAGATACTCTCAGATAAATTACATGGCGAAGAGCGTGGGTTTCCGGCGAAGGTGGAATCCAATCAACGTGCGACGTTGTCATTTCACGTGGCCGGTACGCTCGATAAAATTCTCGTGCGTGAAGGCGATTTAGTGAAGCAGGGGCAGTTGCTGGCGCAGCTGGATCCGAAAGATTTTGAACTGAAGATTGCCGAATCGAAGGCCGCGTATGACAAAGCCCAGGCCGACTTTAGCCGAGCCAAAGAGTTGATTCGCAATGGTTATATTTCGCGCAGTGATTATGATCAACTCGATACCACCTACAAACAAGCGCGAGCGTCGTTGGCGCAGGCGCGTCAGAATCTTGCGTATACCTCGTTAAAAGCCCCGTATGAAGCACGTGTTGCCAAGCGCTATATTGAAAACTTTGAGCAGGTACAGGCCAATCAAGAGATCTTCGCACTTCGCGGCGAAGAGCTGCTTGAAATCAGCTTCGATGTACCGGAAGACTTGCTGATTAATCTCAAGCAATCAGACTCTCCACCGACAACCACCACCTTTGCCTGGGCGGAGTTTCCGCTTGCTGGTGACAAACGGTATCCCCTGATTTTTAAAGAGCTATCGGCGCAAGCGAACGAAAATACACAGACGTTTAAGGCAACCTTCTTTATGGAGGTGCCAGAGGTCATAACGGTACTGCCGGGTATGAATGCGGTAGTGATTGTCGATTTGCCAAAAAATGCGTTTATCGGCTGGAATTTACCGTTGTCAGCGCTTGATCGGCGTTCTGGGGAGCCTCAAGTGTGGGTATTTGACACTGAGAGCCGCACGGCCGCGCCTAGAGCCGTTCGTTTTGAGCCGGACGGCATACAAACGGTATTGGTCACCGAGGGGCTGAACCCGGGTGATACGGTGATTGTGGCTGGTGTGAGCGAGCTCAAAACAGGGATGAAGTTATACCCGTTGCGTAATTACGAACAGGC